A window of the Gasterosteus aculeatus chromosome 21, fGasAcu3.hap1.1, whole genome shotgun sequence genome harbors these coding sequences:
- the ralylb gene encoding RNA-binding Raly-like protein isoform X7, giving the protein MTMYKGKRRNHRYINMAGEPKPYRPKAGHKRPLSAVYSGYEFDYEYYRDDFYSRLFDYHGRVAPPPRAVIPVKRSRVLAPSSRRGKTSFPIKTTSSSSSSSSRPPTSSPGLKPVKTNQLQTIKRELTQIKLKIDSLLGRLEKIEKQQRAESEAQRKYEDNCDSLHEESVSETAENSGEEAGDGALDVEAGEMTDGGEDDYDEEGNHHLLFKTKVRGTVLGLI; this is encoded by the exons ATGACCATGTACAAGGGCAAGCGCCGCAACCACCGGT ATATAAACATGGCTGGCGAGCCGAAGCCGTACAGGCCCAAAGCCGGCCACAAGCGGCCGCTCTCAGCTGTTTACAG CGGCTATGAATTTGACTACGAGTACTACAGGGATGATTTCTACAGCCG GCTTTTTGACTATCACGGCAGAGTGGCCCCCCCACCGAGGGCCGTGATCCCCGTCAAACGCTCCAGGGTGCTCGCTCCGTCCTCCCGCCGCGGCAAGACCTCCTTCCCCATCAAgacgacctcctcctcctcctcttcatcctccagacctcccacctcctcccccgggCTCAaac CGGTGAAGACGAACCAGCTGCAGACCATCAAGCGGGAGCTCACGCAGATCAAGCTGAAGATCGACTCTTTGCTGGGCCGcctggagaagatcgagaagcaGCAGAGGGCCGAGTCCG AAGCTCAGAGGAAGTACGAGGACAACTGCGACTCCCTGCACGAGGAGTCCGTGTCAGAGACGGCGGAAAACTCCGGGGAGGAGGCGGGCGACGGCGCCCTGGACGTGGAGGCGGGGGAGATGACCGACGGCGGCGAGGACGACTACGACGAGGAGGGAAACCACCATCTG CTTTTCAAGACCAAGGTCAGAGGAACCGTCCTCGGTCTCAT ATAG
- the ralylb gene encoding RNA-binding Raly-like protein isoform X8, with translation MTMYKGKRRNHRYINMAGEPKPYRPKAGHKRPLSAVYSGYEFDYEYYRDDFYSRLFDYHGRVAPPPRAVIPVKRSRVLAPSSRRGKTSFPIKTTSSSSSSSSRPPTSSPGLKPVKTNQLQTIKRELTQIKLKIDSLLGRLEKIEKQQRAESAQRKYEDNCDSLHEESVSETAENSGEEAGDGALDVEAGEMTDGGEDDYDEEGNHHLLFKTKVRGTVLGLI, from the exons ATGACCATGTACAAGGGCAAGCGCCGCAACCACCGGT ATATAAACATGGCTGGCGAGCCGAAGCCGTACAGGCCCAAAGCCGGCCACAAGCGGCCGCTCTCAGCTGTTTACAG CGGCTATGAATTTGACTACGAGTACTACAGGGATGATTTCTACAGCCG GCTTTTTGACTATCACGGCAGAGTGGCCCCCCCACCGAGGGCCGTGATCCCCGTCAAACGCTCCAGGGTGCTCGCTCCGTCCTCCCGCCGCGGCAAGACCTCCTTCCCCATCAAgacgacctcctcctcctcctcttcatcctccagacctcccacctcctcccccgggCTCAaac CGGTGAAGACGAACCAGCTGCAGACCATCAAGCGGGAGCTCACGCAGATCAAGCTGAAGATCGACTCTTTGCTGGGCCGcctggagaagatcgagaagcaGCAGAGGGCCGAGTCCG CTCAGAGGAAGTACGAGGACAACTGCGACTCCCTGCACGAGGAGTCCGTGTCAGAGACGGCGGAAAACTCCGGGGAGGAGGCGGGCGACGGCGCCCTGGACGTGGAGGCGGGGGAGATGACCGACGGCGGCGAGGACGACTACGACGAGGAGGGAAACCACCATCTG CTTTTCAAGACCAAGGTCAGAGGAACCGTCCTCGGTCTCAT ATAG